In Streptomyces nodosus, one DNA window encodes the following:
- a CDS encoding response regulator, with the protein MIDVLVVDDDFRVAEINAMYVGKVPGFRVTARAHSAAQALAAVERTPVDLVLLDHYLPDRTGLELVHHMRERGHGTDVIMITATGDVATVQAAMRLGALHYLVKPFTFTALRTRLDSYAALRRTVERVGGRGVAGQEQVDRIFGALRTAPAASSPGLPTGHSEPTTDLICGVLHRAGQPLSAHEVALRTGLSRSTAQRYLRRLEQVGRLRLSLKYGDTGRPEHRYAWVAP; encoded by the coding sequence ATGATTGACGTCCTGGTCGTGGACGACGACTTCCGCGTCGCCGAGATCAACGCCATGTATGTGGGGAAGGTTCCCGGCTTCCGGGTCACCGCCCGCGCCCACAGCGCTGCTCAGGCGCTGGCCGCGGTGGAACGCACGCCGGTCGACCTGGTTCTGCTCGACCACTATCTGCCCGACCGGACGGGTCTCGAACTGGTCCACCACATGCGCGAACGGGGCCACGGCACCGATGTCATCATGATCACGGCGACCGGCGATGTGGCGACGGTCCAGGCCGCGATGCGTCTGGGCGCCCTGCACTATCTGGTCAAACCCTTCACCTTCACCGCCCTGCGCACACGCCTCGATTCCTATGCCGCGCTGCGCCGCACCGTCGAGCGTGTCGGGGGCCGGGGGGTGGCGGGCCAGGAACAGGTCGACCGCATCTTCGGCGCCCTGCGCACCGCGCCGGCGGCCTCCTCGCCCGGTCTGCCCACCGGTCACTCGGAGCCGACCACTGACCTCATCTGCGGGGTACTGCACCGGGCCGGCCAACCGCTCTCCGCCCATGAGGTGGCCCTCAGAACGGGCCTCAGCCGCTCCACCGCCCAGCGCTATCTACGCCGTCTGGAACAGGTCGGCCGACTCCGCCTCTCCCTGAAGTACGGCGACACAGGGCGCCCCGAACACCGGTACGCCTGGGTGGCACCGTGA
- a CDS encoding ABC transporter ATP-binding protein yields the protein MSTDTGSAIELRGASKTFRTPSGGLHTAVKDLDLTVGRGEFVAVVGPTGCGKSTTLTLVSGLEEPTEGEVLVAGEPVAGVGDKVGFVFQQDATFPWRTVLSNVMAGPRFRGVSKAEAKEKARAWLARVGLAAFEDRYPHQLSGGQRKRVALAATFVNDPEILLMDEPFSALDVQTRALMSDELLELWEGTGASVVFVTHDLEESIALADRVVVMTAGPATVKQVFDIDLPRPRKVESVRLEPRFIEIYREIWESLGEEVRITRERGVADVA from the coding sequence ATGAGCACAGACACCGGCTCCGCCATCGAGTTGCGGGGCGCGAGCAAGACCTTCCGGACCCCGTCAGGGGGTCTGCACACGGCGGTCAAGGACCTGGACCTGACCGTCGGCCGTGGCGAGTTCGTGGCCGTCGTCGGACCCACCGGCTGCGGCAAGTCGACGACCCTGACCCTGGTCAGCGGTCTGGAGGAGCCCACCGAGGGCGAGGTCCTGGTGGCCGGCGAGCCGGTCGCGGGCGTCGGGGACAAGGTCGGTTTCGTCTTCCAGCAGGACGCCACGTTCCCCTGGCGCACGGTCCTGTCCAATGTCATGGCCGGCCCGCGCTTTCGCGGTGTCTCCAAGGCCGAGGCCAAGGAGAAGGCCCGTGCCTGGCTGGCCAGGGTCGGGCTCGCGGCCTTCGAGGACCGCTACCCGCACCAGCTCTCCGGCGGTCAGCGCAAGCGTGTGGCCCTTGCGGCCACCTTCGTCAACGACCCCGAGATCCTGCTCATGGACGAGCCGTTCTCGGCGCTCGACGTACAGACCAGGGCGCTGATGTCGGACGAACTCCTGGAGCTGTGGGAGGGCACGGGCGCCTCGGTCGTGTTCGTCACGCACGACCTGGAGGAGTCGATCGCGCTGGCCGACAGGGTCGTGGTGATGACCGCGGGGCCGGCGACCGTGAAGCAGGTCTTCGACATCGACCTGCCGCGGCCGCGCAAGGTCGAATCGGTGCGCCTGGAGCCCCGGTTCATCGAGATCTACCGGGAGATCTGGGAGTCCCTCGGCGAAGAGGTCCGCATCACGCGTGAGAGGGGTGTCGCCGATGTCGCCTGA
- a CDS encoding ABC transporter permease — MSPEVVSASAPVDMSKQPDRTRSRARAVRRRRTLVILARLVLLVAVLGLWETLSRADVIDPFNFSMPSEIWDQISTWVAHGTALGSLGEQIWVTLQEALVGWIIGVVAGVVLGIALGRVALLADVLGPYIKVLNSIPRIVLAPIFVIWFGLGPSSKIASAVVLVFFPVFFNAFQGAREVDRNLVANARILGASDRRVTFQVVIPSATSWIFTSLHVSFGFALIGAIVGEYIGATKGIGLLVAQSQGTFNAAGVYAAMVILAVVALVAEGLLTFAERRIFRWKPSDSEH, encoded by the coding sequence ATGTCGCCTGAGGTCGTCTCCGCGTCGGCGCCCGTCGACATGTCCAAGCAGCCCGACCGCACCCGGTCGCGCGCGCGTGCCGTCCGCAGACGCAGGACCCTGGTCATCCTGGCCCGGCTGGTACTCCTGGTCGCCGTGCTCGGTCTGTGGGAGACGCTGTCACGGGCCGACGTCATCGATCCGTTCAACTTTTCGATGCCGTCGGAGATCTGGGACCAGATCTCCACCTGGGTCGCGCACGGCACCGCGCTCGGGTCCCTCGGCGAGCAGATCTGGGTGACGCTCCAGGAGGCGCTGGTCGGCTGGATCATCGGTGTGGTGGCCGGTGTGGTCCTCGGTATCGCGCTGGGGCGGGTGGCCCTGCTCGCCGATGTCCTCGGGCCCTACATCAAGGTGCTCAACTCCATCCCCAGGATCGTCCTCGCCCCGATCTTTGTGATCTGGTTCGGGCTCGGCCCGTCCTCCAAGATCGCCTCCGCCGTCGTCCTGGTCTTCTTCCCGGTGTTCTTCAACGCCTTCCAGGGCGCCCGTGAGGTCGACCGCAACCTGGTCGCCAACGCCCGGATCCTGGGGGCGAGCGATCGCCGGGTGACCTTCCAGGTGGTGATCCCGTCGGCCACCTCCTGGATCTTCACCAGCCTCCATGTGAGCTTCGGCTTCGCCCTGATCGGTGCCATCGTCGGTGAGTACATCGGCGCCACCAAGGGCATCGGCCTGCTCGTCGCCCAGTCCCAGGGCACCTTCAACGCGGCCGGTGTGTATGCCGCGATGGTCATTCTCGCGGTCGTCGCGCTGGTGGCCGAGGGGCTGCTCACCTTCGCGGAACGCCGCATCTTCCGCTGGAAGCCGTCGGACTCGGAGCACTGA
- a CDS encoding ABC transporter substrate-binding protein — protein MRKSARIAALATVGLLAAGSLTACADEAASTSGKGGGKGEKVKIMVGGLDKVIYLPAMLTQQLGYFDAEGLDVELLSEPAGVQAETALVAGQVQGTVGFYDHTLDLQTKGKHVESVVQFSHAPGEVEIVSNKVAKDITSPKDFKGRKLGVTGLGSSTDFLTKYLAVKNGVQVSEFSPVAVGAGPTFLSALEKGSIDAGMTTDPTVAMALEKKIGKVLVDMRTPEGSQEALGGPYPSSSLYMQTDWVNGHKDTVQKLANAFVKTLKWMSTHSADEIAAKMPADYSQGDKKLYASAIESTLPMFTEDGVMPENGPETVEKVLKAFNPNIKNATIDLGKTFTTEFVEKAAG, from the coding sequence ATGCGCAAGTCCGCCAGAATCGCCGCCCTCGCCACCGTCGGCCTGCTCGCCGCCGGCTCGCTCACCGCCTGTGCCGATGAGGCCGCCTCCACCTCCGGCAAGGGCGGTGGAAAGGGCGAGAAGGTCAAGATCATGGTCGGTGGTCTGGACAAGGTCATCTATCTGCCCGCGATGCTCACCCAGCAGCTCGGCTACTTCGACGCCGAGGGCCTCGATGTGGAACTGCTGAGCGAGCCCGCCGGAGTACAGGCCGAGACCGCGCTGGTAGCCGGCCAGGTGCAGGGCACCGTCGGCTTCTACGACCACACCCTGGACCTCCAGACCAAGGGCAAGCACGTCGAGTCCGTGGTGCAGTTCTCGCATGCGCCCGGCGAGGTCGAGATCGTCTCGAACAAGGTCGCGAAGGACATCACCTCGCCCAAGGACTTCAAGGGCAGGAAGCTCGGCGTCACCGGCCTCGGCTCCTCGACCGACTTCCTCACCAAGTACCTCGCGGTCAAGAACGGCGTGCAGGTCAGCGAGTTCAGCCCGGTCGCCGTCGGCGCCGGTCCGACGTTCCTCTCCGCCCTGGAGAAGGGCTCCATCGACGCCGGTATGACGACGGACCCGACCGTCGCCATGGCGCTGGAGAAGAAGATCGGCAAGGTGCTCGTCGACATGCGCACCCCCGAGGGGTCGCAGGAGGCGCTCGGCGGTCCGTACCCGTCGTCCAGCCTGTACATGCAGACGGACTGGGTGAACGGCCACAAGGACACGGTCCAGAAGCTCGCCAACGCCTTTGTGAAGACCCTCAAGTGGATGTCCACGCACTCCGCGGACGAGATCGCCGCCAAGATGCCGGCCGACTACTCCCAGGGCGACAAGAAGCTCTATGCGAGTGCCATCGAGAGCACGCTTCCGATGTTCACCGAGGACGGCGTGATGCCCGAGAACGGTCCGGAGACGGTCGAGAAGGTTCTCAAGGCGTTCAACCCGAATATCAAGAACGCCACCATCGACCTCGGCAAGACCTTCACCACGGAGTTCGTGGAGAAGGCCGCGGGCTGA
- a CDS encoding response regulator, with product MTPPFEVLVVDDDTRVARVNSAYVAKVPGFHVAGQAHTAAEALHRMETLPRLDLVLMDQHLPDASGLSVVQEMRGRGHAIDVIMVTAARDVGTVQAALRQGALQYLVKPFAFAGLRAKLEAYAALRRTLDGGGEAEQAEVDRIFGALAAGPEPGLPKGHSPVTADLVRRVLMRARGPMSAQDIAERTGLSRQTAQRYLKVLERSGQATLTLKYGDAGRPEHRYVWAARV from the coding sequence TTGACCCCGCCCTTCGAGGTGCTGGTCGTGGACGACGACACCCGGGTCGCGCGGGTCAACTCCGCGTATGTGGCGAAGGTTCCCGGATTTCATGTGGCCGGCCAGGCGCACACCGCGGCCGAGGCGCTGCACCGGATGGAGACCCTGCCCCGTCTGGACCTGGTCCTGATGGACCAGCATCTGCCCGATGCCTCAGGACTCTCGGTGGTCCAGGAGATGCGAGGACGCGGTCACGCCATCGACGTGATCATGGTGACGGCGGCCCGTGACGTCGGGACGGTGCAGGCGGCGCTGCGACAGGGCGCGCTCCAGTATCTGGTCAAGCCGTTCGCCTTCGCGGGCCTGCGCGCCAAGCTGGAGGCGTACGCCGCGCTGCGCCGCACCCTCGACGGCGGTGGCGAGGCCGAACAGGCCGAGGTGGACCGGATCTTCGGCGCGCTGGCGGCGGGTCCGGAACCGGGGCTGCCGAAGGGTCACTCCCCCGTCACCGCGGATCTCGTGCGCCGTGTCCTGATGCGGGCCCGGGGACCGATGTCCGCCCAGGACATCGCCGAGCGGACCGGGCTGAGCCGCCAGACCGCCCAGCGCTATCTGAAGGTCCTGGAGCGTTCGGGACAGGCCACCCTGACCCTCAAGTACGGCGACGCGGGCCGCCCGGAGCATCGCTATGTCTGGGCGGCCCGCGTCTGA
- a CDS encoding ATP-binding protein, whose translation MSRLSPPARRLRLGLPRRMFSQVLLMQLTIAAGVAVLATGLFLAPLGHLLDEQAMRRALAIAQSTAAQPQIAEDLQTTAPSPDGPVQVEAERIRKASHAEYVVVMNMRHVRWSHRDPSQIGKVVSTDPSEALAGKEVMEIDSGTLGRSARGKVPLRDRHGRIIGAVSVGIEYDNVRARLIHAIPGLFAYAGTALAIGALAAYLISRRVQRQTRDLAFSDIAALLAEREAMLHGIREGVVALDRAGRVRLLNDEAQRLLGLGEEAVGRSLDEALGEGRTTDVLAGRVTGTDLLTVRGHRVLVANRMPTDDGGAVATLRDRTELERLGRELDSTHGLIDALRAQDHEHANRMHTLLGLLELEMYDDALEFIGEVVGDHRATAEQVTEKIHDPLLAALLVGKATVAAERGVALWISDRTLLPDRLIDPRGLVTIVGNLVDNALDAVAGTPHALVELDMRAEGRTAVLRVRDTGPGIPAERRELIFTDGWSTKQPPAHGKRGIGLSLVRRLAERQGGVARVGEAEGGGAEFVVVLPEALEEPDGASAVESPVRALGEELR comes from the coding sequence ATGAGCCGCCTCTCTCCTCCCGCACGACGACTGCGTCTCGGTCTGCCGCGGCGGATGTTCTCGCAGGTCCTGCTGATGCAGCTGACGATCGCCGCGGGTGTCGCGGTGCTCGCCACCGGTCTGTTCCTGGCGCCGCTCGGCCATCTGCTGGACGAGCAGGCCATGCGCCGGGCCCTCGCGATCGCACAGAGCACGGCGGCTCAGCCGCAGATCGCCGAGGACCTGCAGACGACGGCGCCCTCGCCCGACGGACCGGTGCAGGTGGAGGCGGAACGCATCCGCAAGGCCAGCCACGCCGAGTATGTGGTCGTGATGAACATGCGGCATGTGCGCTGGTCGCACCGGGATCCCTCGCAGATCGGCAAGGTCGTCTCGACCGACCCGAGCGAGGCCCTGGCCGGCAAGGAGGTCATGGAGATCGACAGTGGCACCCTGGGCCGCTCGGCCCGCGGCAAGGTGCCGCTGCGGGACCGGCACGGCCGGATCATCGGCGCCGTCTCCGTGGGCATCGAGTACGACAATGTGCGGGCCCGGCTGATCCATGCGATACCCGGACTGTTCGCCTACGCGGGCACGGCCCTGGCGATCGGCGCGCTGGCCGCGTATCTGATCTCGCGCAGGGTCCAGCGGCAGACCCGTGATCTGGCCTTCTCGGACATCGCGGCGCTGCTCGCGGAGCGGGAGGCGATGCTGCACGGCATCAGGGAGGGGGTGGTCGCCCTGGACCGCGCAGGCCGGGTACGGCTCCTCAACGACGAGGCGCAGCGGCTGCTGGGCCTCGGCGAGGAGGCCGTGGGCCGGTCCCTGGACGAGGCGCTCGGCGAGGGCCGTACGACCGATGTGCTGGCCGGACGGGTCACCGGCACCGATCTGCTCACCGTGCGCGGTCACCGCGTCCTGGTCGCCAACCGGATGCCCACCGACGACGGGGGCGCCGTCGCCACCCTGCGGGATCGCACCGAACTGGAGCGGCTGGGCCGGGAACTGGACTCCACCCACGGTCTGATCGACGCCCTGCGCGCCCAGGACCACGAGCACGCCAACCGTATGCACACCCTGCTGGGACTGCTCGAACTGGAGATGTACGACGACGCCCTGGAGTTCATCGGCGAGGTGGTGGGCGACCACCGGGCCACCGCCGAACAGGTCACCGAGAAGATCCACGACCCGCTGCTCGCGGCCCTGTTGGTGGGCAAAGCCACGGTCGCCGCCGAGCGCGGTGTGGCCCTGTGGATCTCGGACCGTACGCTGCTGCCGGACCGGTTGATCGATCCGAGGGGGCTGGTCACGATCGTGGGCAATCTGGTCGACAACGCGCTGGACGCCGTCGCGGGCACCCCGCACGCCCTGGTCGAGCTGGACATGCGCGCCGAGGGCCGTACGGCGGTCCTCAGGGTGCGGGACACCGGGCCCGGGATACCCGCCGAGCGGCGGGAGCTGATCTTCACGGACGGATGGTCCACCAAACAGCCCCCGGCCCACGGCAAACGGGGCATCGGGCTCTCCCTGGTGCGCCGTCTCGCCGAACGGCAGGGGGGCGTGGCCCGGGTGGGCGAGGCGGAGGGCGGGGGCGCGGAGTTCGTCGTCGTCCTGCCGGAGGCACTGGAGGAGCCGGACGGGGCATCGGCCGTGGAATCACCCGTCCGCGCCCTGGGGGAGGAACTGCGTTGA
- a CDS encoding sucrase ferredoxin: MGTCTTESRDLDEPLAGTAATARTWLLLEQPGPWGAKALTSSHLDPELGRALEAAAEGTGVRIALIRRPGRHADCGSSAVRQVYAAHTVPGRTWLRSATTCAPERLLDLDLAALGEGDPRTFDTALGGRPHLGDPLALVCTNGKRDRCCALLGRPLAAELAASGVHGVWEVTHLGGHRFSPTVLVLPFGYAYGRIQAPQVKEVLQGVREGRVVVEGCRGNSAWERPAQAAELAVRTAARVDEADALTVVRTDGTAPRWEITVAHTDGRLWRVLVARGASLPPRPESCGSPLGSPARMDVVSVRELLGAVVADPAHC, encoded by the coding sequence TGGCTGCTCCTGGAACAGCCCGGCCCCTGGGGTGCCAAGGCGCTCACCTCGAGCCATCTGGATCCGGAACTGGGCCGCGCCCTCGAGGCGGCCGCCGAGGGCACCGGCGTACGGATCGCGTTGATCCGCCGCCCCGGCCGGCACGCCGACTGCGGCAGCTCCGCCGTACGTCAGGTGTATGCGGCGCACACCGTTCCCGGGCGGACCTGGCTGCGCTCCGCCACGACCTGCGCGCCGGAGCGGCTGCTCGACCTGGACCTCGCCGCGCTCGGCGAGGGCGATCCGCGCACCTTCGACACGGCTCTGGGCGGCCGGCCCCACCTCGGCGACCCGCTCGCGCTGGTCTGCACCAACGGCAAGCGGGACCGTTGCTGTGCCCTCCTCGGCCGTCCCCTGGCGGCCGAGCTGGCCGCCTCCGGGGTCCATGGCGTCTGGGAGGTCACCCACCTGGGCGGCCACCGCTTCTCGCCCACCGTGCTGGTCCTGCCGTTCGGTTACGCCTATGGGCGGATTCAGGCGCCGCAGGTCAAGGAGGTCCTCCAGGGGGTGCGCGAGGGACGGGTCGTCGTCGAGGGCTGCCGGGGCAACTCCGCCTGGGAGCGGCCCGCCCAGGCGGCGGAGCTCGCGGTGCGCACGGCGGCCCGGGTGGACGAGGCGGACGCGCTGACCGTGGTCCGCACGGACGGGACCGCGCCGCGCTGGGAGATCACCGTCGCCCACACCGACGGCCGGCTGTGGCGCGTCCTGGTGGCCCGGGGCGCCTCCCTGCCGCCGCGCCCGGAGAGCTGCGGCTCACCGCTGGGTTCACCGGCGCGGATGGATGTCGTGTCGGTACGGGAGCTGCTCGGCGCGGTCGTCGCCGACCCCGCGCACTGCTGA